In a genomic window of Vigna angularis cultivar LongXiaoDou No.4 chromosome 6, ASM1680809v1, whole genome shotgun sequence:
- the LOC108340963 gene encoding protein LEAD-SENSITIVE 1, whose product MGLISNRVERHEIKPGDHIYTYRAVFTYSHHGIFVGGSKVVHFRPERNLKSIAETSSNLDDPTSNPCPTFPDCGFRQPNSGVVLSCLDCFLRNGSLYCFEYEVSPSVFLTKIRGGTCTTASSDPSETVIHRAMYLLQNGFGNYDVFKNNCEDFALYCKTGLLIQDRQGVGRSGQASSIIGAPLAAMISSPLKLLMPSPVGVATVTAGMYCMSRYATDIGVRSDVIKVPVEDLAVNLGWNCPEEEVAENETSDGQIITR is encoded by the exons ATGGGTCTGATTTCTAACAGAGTGGAGAGACACGAGATCAAGCCTGGCGACCATATCTACACCTACAGAGCTGTTTTCACTTATTCTCATCATG GCATTTTTGTTGGGGGAAGCAAGGTTGTACATTTCAGACCTGAAAGAAACTTAAAGTCAATTGCTGAGACATCATCAAACTTGGATGATCCAACATCCAACCCATGTCCAACCTTTCCTGACTGTGGATTCAGACAGCCAAACAGTGGCGTAGTTCTTTCTTGCTTGGACTGCTTCCTTCGAAATGGATCTCTTTACTGTTTTGAGTATGAAGTTTCACCATCTGTTTTCCTCACCAAAATAAGGGGTGGCACATGCACTACTGCATCATCTGACCCATCAGAGACTGTTATCCATCGAGCAATGTATCTTCTTCAAAACGGCTTTGGTAATTATGATGTTTTTAAGAACAACTGTGAGGATTTTGCCCTGTACTGCAAAACAGGTCTTTTGATACAAGATAGGCAAGGGGTTGGAAGAAGTGGCCAAGCTTCTTCTATCATCGGTGCCCCATTGGCTGCAATGATTTCTTCTCCCCTCAAGTTACTAATGCCAAGTCCTGTTGGTGTTGCTACTGTAACAGCAGGAATGTACTGCATGAGCAGATATGCGACTGACATTGGTGTCAGAAGTGATGTGATTAAGGTTCCGGTCGAAGATTTGGCTGTGAACCTTGGATGGAATTGTCCTGAGGAGGAGGTCGCTGAAAATGAAACTTCAGACGGACAGATCATTACCAGATGA